The Ignatzschineria rhizosphaerae genome contains a region encoding:
- a CDS encoding OsmC family protein: MAKEITTVEAILEDQLRVKVNARQHSIILDEPKEFGSSDAGMTPIEALLGALGACKCIVAKSYAKKFNVTFTDISVKIDGELDTDGFLGLNSAAKIGLSQVKTTYRFESSSKKEDIEALVAFVDQTCPVADSMLNTPALESAITIA, translated from the coding sequence ATGGCTAAAGAAATTACGACAGTTGAAGCAATATTAGAAGATCAGTTACGTGTTAAAGTGAATGCACGTCAACACTCCATCATCTTAGATGAACCTAAAGAGTTTGGCAGTAGTGATGCCGGCATGACGCCCATTGAAGCGCTACTAGGTGCGCTTGGTGCTTGTAAATGTATTGTTGCTAAAAGCTATGCGAAAAAATTCAATGTCACCTTTACCGATATCTCTGTCAAAATTGATGGCGAGCTAGATACAGATGGTTTTTTAGGCTTAAATTCAGCAGCTAAAATCGGTCTTAGCCAAGTTAAAACCACTTATCGTTTTGAATCTTCATCTAAAAAAGAGGATATTGAAGCCTTAGTCGCTTTTGTCGATCAAACTTGCCCTGTGGCAGACTCAATGCTTAATACTCCGGCATTAGAATCTGCAATTACGATTGCTTAA
- a CDS encoding replication-associated recombination protein A encodes MSDLFDNLIEEANLKFSPLADLARPKQLSDVVGQKHLLGEGKPLYEAFKGGVPHSMIFWGPPGVGKTTIANLVAQAFDAEFISLSAVFSGVKEIREAIKEAESYRLQDKRTILFIDEIHRFNKGQQDALLPFVESGLVTFIGATTENPSFEINQALLSRAFVYVLEPLDDAAISELIDRALERYYPEFSIEETGRELLIQYAGGDGRRSLNLLQQLLTFAKSHDEVMVSRALVEKTLTSQPKKFDKGGDYFYDQISALHKSIRGSDPDAALYWFSLMMESGVDPRYLGRRILMIAWEDVGLADPRGTQIATDALTTYERLGSPEGDLALAQAVIYLSCAAKSNAGYLAAKAARHFVAGDQTRPVPFHLRNAPTKLMAELGHGKHYRYAHDEPGAYAAGEYYFPEGMQEMKWYEPTNRGLEKQIGEKLKYLESLDEEARKGQR; translated from the coding sequence ATGAGTGATCTGTTTGATAATCTGATTGAAGAGGCGAATCTTAAGTTCTCACCTTTAGCAGATTTAGCACGTCCGAAACAATTAAGCGATGTTGTGGGGCAAAAACATCTTTTAGGCGAGGGAAAGCCACTTTATGAAGCCTTTAAAGGTGGCGTGCCGCATTCGATGATCTTTTGGGGTCCGCCTGGTGTTGGTAAGACCACCATTGCCAATTTAGTAGCACAAGCCTTCGATGCGGAGTTTATCTCCCTTTCTGCTGTTTTCTCTGGGGTTAAAGAGATCCGTGAAGCGATTAAAGAGGCAGAAAGCTATCGGTTACAAGATAAACGCACCATTTTATTTATCGATGAGATTCATCGGTTTAATAAGGGGCAGCAAGATGCGCTACTTCCTTTTGTAGAATCAGGCTTAGTCACTTTTATTGGCGCAACTACAGAAAATCCCTCTTTTGAGATTAACCAAGCACTTTTATCACGAGCTTTTGTTTATGTGCTAGAACCGCTTGATGACGCTGCGATTTCAGAGTTAATAGATCGTGCCTTAGAACGCTATTATCCGGAGTTTTCAATAGAAGAGACTGGTAGAGAGCTACTCATTCAATATGCCGGCGGTGATGGAAGGCGCTCTCTTAATTTACTACAGCAGCTTTTGACGTTTGCTAAAAGCCATGATGAAGTTATGGTAAGTCGAGCGCTTGTAGAGAAGACTTTAACAAGTCAGCCGAAGAAATTTGATAAAGGCGGTGATTATTTTTACGATCAGATCTCAGCGCTTCATAAATCGATTCGGGGCTCAGACCCTGATGCCGCGCTCTATTGGTTTTCCTTAATGATGGAAAGTGGTGTTGATCCCCGTTATTTAGGTCGCCGAATTCTAATGATTGCATGGGAAGATGTGGGATTAGCCGATCCTCGTGGCACGCAAATTGCTACAGATGCCCTAACAACCTATGAGCGCTTAGGTAGCCCTGAAGGGGATTTAGCTTTAGCGCAGGCGGTTATTTATCTCTCTTGCGCTGCAAAATCTAATGCCGGCTATTTAGCCGCAAAAGCTGCGCGTCACTTTGTTGCCGGCGATCAAACCCGCCCTGTACCGTTTCATCTTCGTAATGCACCCACAAAACTTATGGCAGAACTTGGTCATGGCAAGCATTACCGCTATGCGCATGATGAGCCAGGTGCCTATGCCGCTGGGGAATATTACTTCCCAGAAGGGATGCAAGAGATGAAATGGTACGAGCCGACTAATCGAGGTTTAGAAAAGCAGATTGGTGAGAAGCTTAAATATCTTGAGTCATTAGATGAAGAAGCAAGAAAAGGACAACGTTAA
- the lolA gene encoding outer membrane lipoprotein chaperone LolA — MMKNILKIILPAVMTMAPMGALADQRFVVDYFKNFQTLEANFTQEIITKDREDTTSGQLIIEKEPSTKEQDNGAQSAKGNLNNKLQGPKFLFDYTKPYHQILVSDGSKFWFYDVDLMQVIIKPVKEVVNNPVLQILLSDKTLDQNFNIKTVRDRREYLLTPKVQSGDMQITDIQLIFANRKIYSFKVEDVTGQTISFVMRSVVENKPVDSSVFDFSIPKDVDIINETK, encoded by the coding sequence ATGATGAAAAATATCTTAAAAATAATCTTACCGGCAGTGATGACAATGGCACCTATGGGAGCACTTGCAGATCAGCGGTTTGTTGTCGATTATTTCAAAAATTTTCAGACGCTAGAGGCAAACTTCACACAAGAGATTATCACTAAAGATCGTGAAGACACAACTTCTGGACAGTTAATTATTGAAAAAGAGCCTTCTACTAAAGAGCAAGATAACGGGGCACAATCAGCTAAAGGGAATTTGAATAATAAGCTCCAGGGGCCTAAGTTTTTGTTTGATTATACAAAGCCTTATCATCAAATTTTAGTCAGTGATGGTAGCAAATTTTGGTTCTACGATGTGGACTTAATGCAGGTCATTATTAAGCCGGTAAAAGAGGTTGTTAACAATCCTGTTTTACAAATATTATTAAGTGATAAAACGTTAGATCAAAATTTTAATATTAAAACAGTTCGTGATCGCAGAGAATATCTTTTAACACCTAAGGTACAAAGTGGTGATATGCAAATTACAGATATTCAGCTTATTTTTGCGAATCGTAAAATCTACTCCTTTAAAGTCGAAGATGTGACTGGGCAAACGATCTCTTTTGTGATGAGAAGCGTGGTAGAGAATAAGCCTGTTGATTCTTCAGTTTTTGATTTTTCGATTCCTAAAGATGTCGATATCATTAATGAGACAAAGTAA
- the gltS gene encoding sodium/glutamate symporter, with protein sequence MISFDVYGTMVMACLTLLLGRIVVAKIPALDKFTIPSPVAGGLLVAFTILILKSYFDFEVKFDTVLQTPLMLMFFATIGLNANFRSLLSGGLSLVIFLLVVVLFLIIQNGVGVGLASALGLDPLMGLLAGSITLSGGHGTGAAWGDVFSKQYGFANATELAMACATFGLVLGGLVGGPVARFLLRKRQPELDNEILNSKPEEASDNITAFEQPRRSRRITSTALLETITMVLISIALGSLISEALSTTKFALPTFVCVLFVGVIINNALSLISKQIIFERSVSIVGNVSLSLFLAMALMSLKLWELKSLAVPMIIILAVQACFMALYAIFITYTVMGKNLDGAVFAAGHCGFGLGATPTAIANMQAVTERFGPSPKAFLVVPMVGAFFIDLVNVIVIKLYLLLPIFPQVAVTAGS encoded by the coding sequence ATGATATCGTTCGATGTCTATGGCACGATGGTCATGGCCTGTTTAACCCTTCTTCTAGGCCGTATCGTTGTTGCAAAAATCCCCGCACTAGACAAATTTACAATTCCAAGCCCTGTAGCTGGTGGTTTACTTGTTGCTTTTACCATCTTAATTCTTAAGAGCTATTTCGATTTTGAAGTTAAATTCGATACCGTGTTACAAACCCCTTTAATGCTCATGTTCTTTGCAACTATCGGGCTCAATGCTAACTTTAGAAGCCTTCTTTCTGGCGGGCTTTCGCTTGTGATCTTCCTTTTAGTGGTGGTACTTTTCTTAATCATTCAAAATGGCGTGGGCGTTGGGCTTGCCTCAGCACTTGGACTTGATCCTTTAATGGGGCTTCTCGCAGGTTCAATTACCCTTTCAGGAGGACATGGAACAGGGGCCGCTTGGGGAGATGTCTTCTCTAAACAATATGGATTTGCTAATGCAACAGAGCTTGCTATGGCTTGTGCAACCTTTGGTTTAGTCTTAGGAGGGCTCGTAGGTGGTCCTGTTGCAAGATTCTTACTTCGTAAACGCCAACCTGAACTTGATAATGAAATCTTAAATAGTAAACCGGAAGAAGCTTCTGATAACATTACCGCTTTTGAACAACCTCGCCGTAGCCGCCGTATCACGTCAACAGCGCTTCTTGAGACGATTACCATGGTTTTAATCTCTATTGCCTTAGGTTCTTTGATTTCAGAAGCTCTAAGCACTACAAAATTTGCATTACCGACCTTTGTTTGTGTACTTTTTGTAGGGGTTATTATCAATAATGCTCTATCACTTATTAGCAAGCAGATCATTTTTGAGCGCTCAGTTTCTATTGTCGGTAATGTGAGCTTATCACTCTTTTTAGCTATGGCACTTATGAGCCTTAAACTCTGGGAGCTTAAATCACTCGCTGTACCAATGATTATTATCCTTGCCGTACAAGCTTGCTTCATGGCACTTTATGCGATTTTTATAACCTATACAGTAATGGGTAAAAATTTAGATGGTGCAGTATTTGCAGCAGGTCACTGTGGATTTGGTTTAGGGGCAACCCCCACTGCAATTGCCAACATGCAAGCAGTGACAGAGCGTTTTGGTCCATCACCTAAAGCATTCTTAGTGGTTCCGATGGTAGGAGCATTCTTTATAGACCTTGTGAACGTCATCGTCATTAAGCTCTATCTCTTATTACCGATCTTTCCACAAGTAGCCGTCACTGCTGGTAGCTAG
- a CDS encoding phosphoglycolate phosphatase — protein MNLAVKAVAFDLDGTLINSAKGLAEAVDQTLVELGYEPVGFNQVSVWIGHGAINLVETALKHIDPSAGIQKFEAGFALFTKFYTEILKKGSEVYPHVYETLEALKSEGYQLALITNKPSRFLPTLLAELKMTDYFDLVLGADDVAARKPHPAPIFLTLGHFGLRQEELLFVGDSRNDIDSAKDAGVQTIGVTYGYNFGRSITAENPTYVISDMLELLPIVNLFSSVDA, from the coding sequence ATGAATTTAGCAGTAAAAGCAGTCGCTTTTGATTTAGACGGGACTTTAATTAATAGTGCAAAGGGATTAGCTGAAGCCGTTGATCAGACTTTGGTAGAGTTAGGCTATGAGCCTGTTGGCTTTAATCAGGTTTCTGTTTGGATCGGTCATGGCGCAATTAATTTAGTAGAAACGGCGCTAAAACATATTGATCCATCAGCCGGTATTCAGAAGTTTGAAGCAGGGTTTGCGCTCTTCACAAAATTTTATACTGAGATCCTAAAAAAAGGGAGCGAAGTATATCCTCATGTATATGAAACGTTAGAGGCATTAAAATCGGAAGGCTATCAATTAGCGCTTATTACCAATAAACCTTCACGTTTTCTGCCCACTTTACTAGCTGAACTCAAAATGACAGATTATTTTGATCTCGTTTTAGGCGCTGATGATGTTGCTGCGAGAAAGCCTCACCCAGCACCCATTTTCTTAACACTAGGTCATTTTGGACTTCGTCAAGAAGAATTACTATTTGTTGGGGATTCTCGTAATGATATTGATTCGGCAAAAGATGCAGGCGTACAAACGATAGGGGTAACCTATGGTTATAACTTTGGGCGATCAATTACAGCAGAGAATCCTACTTATGTCATCAGTGATATGCTTGAGTTATTACCAATTGTGAATCTATTTTCTAGTGTAGACGCTTAA
- a CDS encoding zinc ribbon domain-containing protein YjdM: protein MHNLPPCPQCGMEHTYTDTEFYFCPDCGNEWSTKEEAPKEETGLTARDAHGTPLVDGDSVTVIKDLKVRGSSMVIKQGTLIKGIRIIEGDHDIDCKVNGTSLQLKSEFMKKA, encoded by the coding sequence ATGCATAACTTACCGCCTTGCCCACAATGTGGAATGGAACATACTTATACCGACACTGAGTTTTACTTTTGCCCAGATTGTGGCAATGAATGGTCTACTAAAGAAGAAGCACCCAAAGAAGAGACGGGCTTAACCGCTCGTGATGCACACGGAACACCACTCGTTGATGGTGACTCTGTTACTGTCATTAAAGATCTTAAAGTGCGTGGATCATCAATGGTCATCAAACAAGGTACTTTAATTAAAGGTATTCGCATCATCGAAGGCGATCACGATATTGACTGTAAAGTCAATGGCACAAGCCTTCAGCTTAAATCTGAGTTTATGAAAAAAGCTTAA
- a CDS encoding integrase core domain-containing protein, whose amino-acid sequence MNIHRKTKLTPFHREEIWRLHHQEKFTVTYLAERFMVSRPTIYKVLKQGRLNLFVPLASKNERYRTIKYGIKRLAKIEKSIEEKLKKRAKRYNKNYPGEMVHVDTKRLPLLKGDLKNRTREYLFVGIDDFSRELYAGIYPDKSQFSAAEFLRWDLLEQCPYTVECTYSDNGREYKGTSEHAFVEMCLTHKINQKFTKPACPQTNGKAERVIRTLMEMWHNQEEFISSDDRKKKLKRFLNYYNTVKPHKGINGLTPYEVLENYFNTEV is encoded by the coding sequence ATGAATATCCATCGAAAAACAAAATTAACGCCGTTTCATCGAGAAGAGATTTGGCGATTACATCATCAAGAAAAATTTACCGTAACCTATCTAGCTGAGCGTTTTATGGTAAGCAGACCTACGATCTATAAAGTACTAAAACAAGGTAGATTGAACTTGTTTGTGCCATTAGCTAGTAAAAATGAACGTTATAGAACAATTAAGTATGGCATTAAACGTCTTGCAAAGATTGAAAAATCTATTGAAGAGAAACTTAAAAAGAGGGCTAAACGTTATAACAAAAACTATCCTGGCGAGATGGTCCATGTGGATACTAAACGGCTCCCTCTTTTAAAAGGGGATCTTAAAAATCGCACTAGAGAGTATTTATTTGTAGGAATTGATGATTTTTCAAGAGAACTTTATGCCGGTATTTATCCTGATAAATCACAGTTTAGTGCTGCTGAATTTCTTCGATGGGATCTGTTAGAACAGTGTCCCTATACTGTAGAATGCACCTATTCGGATAATGGTCGTGAGTATAAAGGTACATCAGAACATGCCTTTGTCGAAATGTGTCTAACACATAAGATTAATCAAAAGTTTACAAAGCCAGCTTGCCCTCAAACGAATGGAAAAGCAGAAAGAGTCATTCGAACACTCATGGAAATGTGGCATAATCAGGAGGAGTTTATCAGTTCAGATGATCGGAAAAAGAAGCTAAAACGATTTTTGAACTATTACAACACAGTAAAACCTCATAAGGGTATTAATGGTTTAACGCCTTATGAAGTTTTAGAAAATTATTTTAACACTGAAGTGTAA
- a CDS encoding YagU family protein, producing MHKLFSTTLATERRYSLAVFIGIIAGFISALVKSGSEEILPPRSPNTIPPPVELLEKLGVHVNEYVYTFSDQTVAWAGNAVHILFSIVIAVMYCFLSEIFPKVRMLQGVIFGLIIAIGAHGIILPILGLSSTPFNVPIDGIISELIGTPLWIWTIEIIRRDLRNRITKLPDPQIA from the coding sequence ATGCATAAGTTATTTAGTACGACATTAGCGACTGAGCGCCGCTATAGCTTAGCTGTTTTTATAGGTATTATTGCAGGATTTATCTCTGCTCTAGTTAAATCGGGTTCTGAAGAAATTCTTCCACCAAGATCCCCAAATACAATACCGCCTCCAGTAGAACTTTTAGAAAAGCTTGGAGTTCATGTCAACGAATATGTGTATACTTTTTCAGATCAAACTGTTGCGTGGGCTGGAAATGCTGTACATATTCTTTTCTCTATTGTTATTGCTGTGATGTATTGTTTTTTATCAGAGATATTTCCTAAGGTTAGAATGCTTCAAGGAGTTATATTTGGATTAATTATTGCCATCGGCGCCCACGGTATAATTCTTCCCATTTTAGGATTATCTAGCACCCCATTTAATGTGCCTATAGATGGAATAATTTCTGAATTAATCGGTACCCCTCTTTGGATATGGACAATAGAAATTATCCGAAGAGATCTACGTAATCGCATTACTAAGCTGCCTGATCCTCAAATTGCTTAA
- a CDS encoding alpha/beta hydrolase, with translation MHSNVLDEDRIIQVALPASYDEFSTQTYPVLYLLDGESNFYYLTGMINKLSRAPYPAIPEMIVVGIVNTDRTRDLTPSVVLPEAGEDVTKERAGSKNGGNPEFFQFLETEVMPEIEKNYRTSDYTVFVGHSFGGITALNHLINGQKKMKAYIVHDPSIWWDSGEMLKRYQALKGSEIAPTKLFVTQAGEAVKDGQLDHYNNVQGFNAYMETAPIKGLDYAFIGYEGEDHGSVPMKGNLDGLRYVFDGMRLNIKAIPDNPDLIKEQYAVLSDSLGVKMEPSEPYLAAVISYMKRIERPDLVSHLEAYAKSLYPNGNIAQGSN, from the coding sequence TTGCATTCTAATGTATTAGATGAAGATCGTATTATTCAAGTAGCACTTCCTGCCTCTTATGATGAATTTTCGACACAGACTTATCCTGTTCTCTATTTATTGGATGGGGAGAGTAATTTTTATTATTTAACCGGTATGATCAATAAGCTTTCAAGAGCTCCTTATCCTGCAATTCCTGAGATGATTGTGGTCGGTATCGTTAATACAGATCGTACTCGAGATTTAACACCTTCCGTTGTTTTGCCGGAAGCTGGTGAAGATGTTACGAAAGAGCGCGCAGGTAGTAAAAATGGTGGTAACCCTGAGTTCTTCCAGTTTTTAGAAACAGAAGTGATGCCGGAAATTGAGAAGAATTATCGCACTTCAGATTACACTGTATTTGTCGGTCACTCCTTTGGCGGCATTACGGCGTTAAATCATTTGATTAATGGGCAAAAAAAGATGAAAGCTTATATTGTTCATGACCCAAGTATTTGGTGGGATTCTGGTGAGATGTTAAAACGCTATCAAGCTTTAAAGGGAAGTGAAATAGCGCCGACGAAGCTTTTTGTTACGCAAGCTGGGGAAGCTGTAAAAGATGGGCAATTAGATCATTATAATAATGTACAAGGATTTAATGCCTATATGGAAACGGCACCCATTAAGGGCTTAGATTATGCTTTTATTGGTTATGAGGGTGAAGATCACGGTAGCGTTCCGATGAAAGGAAATTTAGATGGCTTACGTTATGTCTTTGATGGTATGCGTTTAAATATTAAAGCCATTCCAGATAATCCTGATTTGATTAAAGAGCAATATGCAGTATTAAGCGACTCTTTAGGCGTTAAAATGGAGCCTAGTGAACCTTATTTAGCAGCGGTGATTTCTTACATGAAACGTATTGAACGACCTGATTTAGTCTCTCATTTAGAAGCGTATGCAAAATCTCTTTACCCTAATGGTAATATTGCTCAAGGTAGTAATTAA
- a CDS encoding HTH domain-containing protein — translation MFTVLGENTVMNIHRKTKLTPFHREEIWRLHHQEKFTVTYLAERFMVSRPTIYKVLKQGRLNLFVPLASKNERYRTIKYGIKRLAKIEKSIEEKLKKRAKRYNKNYPGEMVHVDTKRLPLLKGDLKNRTREYLFVGIDDFSRELYACRYLS, via the coding sequence TTGTTTACAGTATTAGGAGAAAATACTGTTATGAATATCCATCGAAAAACAAAATTAACGCCGTTTCATCGAGAAGAGATTTGGCGATTACATCATCAAGAAAAATTTACCGTAACCTATCTAGCTGAGCGTTTTATGGTAAGCAGACCTACGATCTATAAAGTACTAAAACAAGGTAGATTGAACTTGTTTGTGCCATTAGCTAGTAAAAATGAACGTTATAGAACAATTAAGTATGGCATTAAACGTCTTGCAAAGATTGAAAAATCTATTGAAGAGAAACTTAAAAAGAGGGCTAAACGTTATAACAAAAACTATCCTGGCGAGATGGTCCATGTGGATACTAAACGGCTCCCTCTTTTAAAAGGAGATCTTAAAAATCGCACTAGAGAGTATTTATTTGTAGGAATTGATGATTTTTCAAGAGAACTTTATGCATGCCGGTATTTATCCTGA
- a CDS encoding integrase core domain-containing protein, producing the protein MIFQENFMHAGIYPDKSQFSAAEFLRWDLLEQCPYTVECTYSDNGREYKGTSEHAFVEMCLTHKINQKFTKPACPQTNGKAERVIRTLMEMWHNQEEFISSDDRKKKLKRFLNYYNTVKPHKGINGLTPYEVLENYFNTEV; encoded by the coding sequence ATGATTTTTCAAGAGAACTTTATGCATGCCGGTATTTATCCTGATAAATCACAGTTTAGTGCTGCTGAATTTCTTCGATGGGATCTGTTAGAACAGTGTCCCTATACTGTAGAATGCACCTATTCGGATAATGGTCGTGAGTATAAAGGTACATCAGAACATGCCTTTGTCGAAATGTGTCTAACACATAAGATTAATCAAAAGTTTACAAAGCCAGCTTGCCCTCAAACGAATGGAAAAGCAGAAAGAGTCATTCGAACACTCATGGAAATGTGGCATAATCAGGAGGAGTTTATCAGTTCAGATGATCGGAAAAAGAAGCTAAAACGATTTTTGAACTATTACAACACAGTAAAACCTCATAAGGGTATTAATGGTTTAACGCCTTATGAAGTTTTAGAAAATTATTTTAACACTGAAGTGTAA
- a CDS encoding IS630 transposase-related protein: protein MAYEISFRKRILNTLDEGKSITETARLFNISTSSIKKWRKKMAEGSLEDPVRRCNFKKIDPIQLKAYILEHPDAYLSEIAEVFQCATSSVHEALTKLGFKHKKKSTIYRE, encoded by the coding sequence ATGGCTTACGAAATTTCATTTAGAAAACGCATCTTAAATACTCTTGATGAGGGTAAAAGTATTACTGAAACGGCTCGTTTGTTTAATATCTCAACTTCGAGTATTAAGAAATGGCGGAAAAAAATGGCTGAAGGATCTTTAGAGGATCCTGTTCGCCGATGTAACTTTAAAAAAATTGATCCGATTCAACTCAAAGCCTATATTTTGGAACATCCTGATGCTTATCTTTCTGAAATTGCTGAAGTTTTTCAATGTGCGACATCTTCTGTTCATGAAGCGCTTACTAAACTTGGTTTTAAGCATAAAAAGAAAAGTACAATTTATCGGGAATAG
- a CDS encoding transposase: MVYLDETGFDQYLYRTHGRALKGDIIKGFVSGKRFRRTSLVAGLIHRKILISPFQYEGTMDSVLFEYCFTNHLVPELPQNSIIVMDNARFHRKSQLKEILSKTGHRLLLLPPYSPN, from the coding sequence ATCGTTTATTTAGATGAAACGGGCTTTGATCAATACCTTTATCGCACGCATGGGAGAGCTTTAAAAGGCGATATAATCAAAGGTTTTGTAAGTGGCAAACGATTTCGTAGGACAAGTTTAGTAGCAGGTTTAATTCATCGAAAAATATTAATTTCCCCATTTCAATATGAGGGCACTATGGATAGTGTGCTGTTTGAATATTGTTTTACAAACCACTTAGTACCAGAGCTACCTCAAAATAGCATTATTGTTATGGATAATGCTAGATTTCATCGTAAATCCCAATTGAAAGAGATTCTTTCAAAAACAGGGCATCGATTATTACTCTTGCCTCCATATTCGCCAAATTAA
- a CDS encoding IS5 family transposase, whose amino-acid sequence MPQTLLNDQLWLKLKPILLDLNIYDKPNLRNIFTGILFRLKTGCQWRYLPECFGKPNTVFKAFRRWSKLDKFSKIFKMLIQDPDMEWLSIDATHIRAHQSSARSSSLESQAIAKSAGDNSTKIHLIVESVQKRLKNASSKFEE is encoded by the coding sequence ATGCCCCAAACGTTACTGAATGACCAGCTTTGGTTGAAGCTAAAACCTATTCTCCTAGATTTAAATATTTATGACAAACCAAATTTAAGAAATATTTTCACAGGCATTTTATTTCGCCTTAAAACAGGCTGCCAATGGCGCTATCTTCCCGAGTGCTTTGGAAAGCCTAATACGGTTTTTAAAGCTTTTAGGCGATGGTCCAAGCTTGATAAGTTTTCTAAAATATTCAAAATGTTAATTCAAGATCCTGATATGGAATGGCTATCCATCGATGCGACTCACATCAGAGCACACCAAAGTAGTGCTAGGTCTTCTAGCCTAGAATCTCAAGCTATTGCCAAAAGCGCTGGCGATAATAGTACTAAAATCCATCTTATAGTGGAATCGGTTCAAAAAAGACTAAAAAATGCTTCCTCAAAATTCGAGGAATAG
- a CDS encoding fimbrial protein: MKKIVLALAATTLFSSAFAQTFENSSSGEITFSGEVTTAACSMTSENVPLYSYTVRDLAGATATGEWGQGSIRFINCDLGTGNDAISSVDVSFAKSTGVGTNNRFWSNQGTATNVGVEIQVAGAPLLPATADAPINVALQATGSTLLVQGRTVKLSADDATPGTVKQALRFNAVYK, from the coding sequence ATGAAAAAAATTGTATTAGCACTTGCTGCAACTACATTATTCTCAAGCGCATTTGCACAAACTTTTGAAAATTCATCAAGTGGTGAAATTACTTTTTCTGGTGAAGTGACTACTGCAGCATGTTCAATGACTAGTGAAAATGTACCACTTTATTCTTATACTGTAAGAGATCTCGCTGGTGCAACAGCTACAGGTGAATGGGGTCAAGGATCTATTCGCTTTATCAACTGTGATTTAGGAACTGGCAATGATGCGATTTCATCTGTTGATGTATCTTTTGCTAAATCAACTGGTGTTGGCACGAATAACAGATTCTGGAGCAATCAAGGTACAGCAACTAACGTAGGTGTTGAAATTCAAGTTGCAGGCGCTCCATTACTTCCAGCAACAGCAGATGCGCCTATTAACGTAGCACTTCAAGCGACAGGTAGCACATTACTAGTTCAAGGTCGTACAGTTAAGTTGAGTGCTGATGACGCAACTCCAGGTACTGTAAAACAAGCTTTAAGATTTAATGCTGTTTATAAATAA